In one Electrophorus electricus isolate fEleEle1 chromosome 21, fEleEle1.pri, whole genome shotgun sequence genomic region, the following are encoded:
- the LOC118240431 gene encoding uncharacterized protein LOC118240431: MIHTESSAGVSLSVTGLKVNVDSPAVPGSEGQTVRLSCSSTCTLPNNPTYIWYRNGQPVYNQNTNGLYVYDSSEDAGSYSCAVRGYEELRSTAVYPPRVPSVTDRVSGDSVILLCYSDSNPIRTSGRFYCVVQNQFGSSNSSEWSFTSGNPAGTYAASGVTVGLFLTLIAVCLWMRGRTTAVSSRSEETSAKHDSTPVDDNFSALDMPSDPTNHDVHYSNINFTRCHTQEVSLYSTVQLTMALSQEEEVEYARVNFSACKDETHIYSTISRT; encoded by the exons atgatacacacagagagctctgctggtgtgtctctctctgtcacag GCCTGAAGGTGAATGTGGACTCTCCAGCAGTCCCAGgatcagagggacagacagtaagactgagctgcagctccacctgcacgctgcccaacaaccccacctacatctggtacaggAATGGACAGCCTGTATATAACCAGAACACtaatggactgtatgtgtatgacagtagtgaggatgcaggcagctactcctgtgctgtaagaggatatgaggagCTCCGCTCTACTGCTGTCT ACCCTCCCAGAGTCCCGTCTGTTACTGACCGTGTGTCTGGTGACTCGGTGAtactgctgtgctacagtgacTCCAACCCCATCA GAACAAGTGGACGTTTCTACTGTGTGGTGCAGAATCAATTTGGATCATCTAACTCATCAGAATGGTCATTTACTTCAG GGAACCCAGCTGGGACATACGCAGCTTCTGGAGTCACTGTGGGTTTGTTTCTGACTCTCATTGCTGTCTGTCTATGGATGAG ggggcgaACCACAGCTGTCAGCAGCAGGAGTGAGGAGACCAGCGCAAAA CATGATTCTACTCCTGTAGATGATAACTTTTCAGCCTTGGACATGCCCTCTGACCCCACAAATCACGACGTTCACTACTCCAACATTAATTTCACACGCTGCCACACACAGGAAGTATCTCTCTACTCTACTGTCCAACTAACAATGGCTCTTAGTCAAGAAGAAGAAGTCGAGTATGCCAGAGTGAATTTCTCTGCCTG CAAGGACGAAACCCACATCTACAGCACAATCTCAAGAACATGA